A region of Selenihalanaerobacter shriftii DNA encodes the following proteins:
- the neuC gene encoding UDP-N-acetylglucosamine 2-epimerase has translation MDKRKLCVITGTRAEYGLLYWLMKEISGDSDLELQIITTGMHLSPEFGLTYKRIEKDGFRIDKKVEMLMSSDTEIGITKSVGLGCIGFADAYDELEPDIVVVLGDRFEILAAAVAAMIAKIPIAHLHGGEITEGAIDESIRHSLTKMASTHFPATEEYARRIVQMGENPKRVFNFGAPGLDNIYKLDLLSRIELEKELNFQLGSKTAIVTYHPVTLEDDTVYNQIESLLTAIDEFEMNVIFTKANADTYGRVINEKIESFTNKNPKQYKLFDNLGQLRYLSALEHVDIMIGNSSSGLIEGPSFKIPVVNVGDRQKGRIKADNVIDCGYGYHEIKEAIKKGFSFDFKDKIKKIVNPYDKHGDGKTSYRIKETLKGLELDEHLIKKEFYDIELL, from the coding sequence ATGGATAAACGCAAACTCTGTGTAATAACTGGAACTAGGGCAGAATATGGGTTGCTTTATTGGTTAATGAAAGAAATAAGTGGAGACTCAGATCTTGAATTACAAATTATTACTACTGGAATGCACTTATCACCTGAATTTGGTTTGACTTATAAAAGAATAGAAAAAGATGGATTTAGGATAGATAAAAAGGTAGAAATGCTTATGTCTTCAGATACTGAAATTGGAATTACTAAGTCAGTTGGTTTAGGATGTATAGGGTTTGCTGATGCTTATGATGAGTTAGAACCAGATATAGTAGTAGTTTTAGGAGATAGGTTTGAGATTTTAGCTGCTGCTGTTGCAGCCATGATAGCTAAAATTCCTATAGCCCATTTACATGGAGGAGAAATAACAGAAGGTGCTATAGATGAATCAATCCGTCATTCATTAACTAAAATGGCATCTACACATTTCCCAGCCACCGAAGAATATGCAAGAAGAATTGTTCAAATGGGGGAAAATCCAAAACGGGTATTTAATTTTGGAGCTCCGGGATTAGATAATATTTATAAATTAGATTTATTATCAAGAATAGAATTAGAAAAAGAACTTAACTTTCAATTAGGAAGTAAGACTGCCATTGTTACATATCATCCAGTAACATTAGAGGATGATACAGTTTATAATCAGATTGAAAGTTTGCTAACAGCAATTGATGAATTTGAAATGAATGTTATTTTTACAAAAGCAAATGCTGATACATATGGTAGAGTGATTAATGAGAAGATAGAAAGTTTTACAAATAAGAACCCTAAACAATATAAGTTGTTTGATAATTTAGGACAATTAAGATATCTCTCAGCTTTAGAGCATGTTGATATAATGATTGGAAATTCATCCAGTGGCCTTATAGAGGGCCCAAGCTTTAAAATTCCAGTAGTTAATGTAGGAGATAGACAGAAAGGAAGAATAAAAGCAGATAATGTAATAGATTGTGGATATGGTTATCATGAAATTAAAGAAGCAATTAAAAAAGGATTTTCATTTGATTTTAAGGATAAAATTAAAAAAATAGTAAATCCTTATGATAAGCATGGAGATGGTAAAACGAGCTATCGAATAAAAGAGACTTTAAAAGGATTAGAATTAGATGAACATTTAATAAAAAAGGAGTTTTATGATATTGAATTATTATAA
- the neuB gene encoding N-acetylneuraminate synthase translates to MIEIAGRGIGPNEPTFIIAEAGVNHNGSLGIAKKLVDAAVEAEVDAVKFQTFKAENLVSKQASKAQYQLETTDKEESQFDMIKRLELSLDDHLYLKEYCEDRDILLLSTPFCFNSVDIIDDLGLELYKVGSSDTTNLPLLKYIAKKGKPIILSTGMSTLAEVEEAVNTILSTGNDRLILLHCVSNYPAQYQSVNLKAMETMSQAFKLPIGYSDHTLGIEVPVAAVARGAVVIEKHFTLDNNMEGPDHKASLEPEELKQMVINIRNIEEALGDGIKKPAKSEVANIKISRKSLVIDRDLKTGEELTKETLNIKRPGIGINPKFLETVLGMEVKKDLKADQVLQWEDLKNG, encoded by the coding sequence ATGATTGAAATTGCTGGAAGAGGGATAGGACCAAATGAACCTACCTTCATAATAGCAGAAGCAGGAGTTAATCATAATGGTAGTTTAGGTATTGCTAAAAAATTAGTAGATGCTGCTGTTGAAGCAGAAGTTGATGCAGTTAAGTTTCAGACTTTTAAGGCTGAAAATTTAGTTTCTAAGCAAGCTTCGAAAGCTCAATATCAACTTGAAACGACGGATAAAGAAGAATCACAATTTGATATGATAAAAAGATTAGAGCTTTCCTTAGATGACCATTTATATCTAAAAGAATATTGTGAAGATAGAGATATTTTATTGCTCTCTACACCGTTTTGTTTTAATTCGGTTGATATAATTGATGACTTAGGTTTAGAATTATATAAGGTTGGATCTAGTGACACAACAAATCTACCACTTTTAAAATATATAGCTAAAAAAGGCAAACCGATAATTTTATCTACAGGAATGAGTACTTTAGCTGAAGTAGAAGAGGCCGTTAATACAATATTATCTACTGGAAATGATAGATTGATTTTGCTTCATTGTGTAAGTAATTATCCAGCTCAATACCAGAGTGTTAATTTAAAAGCAATGGAAACAATGAGTCAAGCCTTTAAGTTGCCTATTGGATATTCAGACCATACCTTAGGAATAGAAGTTCCAGTTGCAGCTGTAGCTAGAGGAGCAGTAGTGATAGAAAAACATTTTACTTTAGATAATAATATGGAAGGACCTGACCATAAGGCTTCCTTAGAGCCAGAGGAATTAAAACAAATGGTGATAAATATTAGGAATATAGAAGAGGCCTTAGGAGATGGAATAAAAAAACCTGCTAAATCTGAGGTTGCTAATATAAAAATATCTAGAAAAAGTTTAGTTATAGATAGAGATTTAAAAACTGGAGAAGAATTAACTAAAGAAACCTTAAATATTAAACGACCGGGGATAGGTATTAATCCTAAATTTTTAGAAACTGTGTTGGGGATGGAAGTAAAAAAAGATTTAAAAGCAGATCAAGTACTACAATGGGAGGACTTGAAGAATGGATAA